One region of Pyramidobacter sp. YE332 genomic DNA includes:
- a CDS encoding O-antigen ligase family protein has product MRDAVFQSKGNSAERIEKLAVFSYMISVAFSPLGPVVHYSLWTICLSSILVTKIKYRMPLSPQNIDTKGRWILLGWGTLCLWTVAMGLLTFHDLDSYGRNVTTPLEVLLGMYLAARLLGNEAAREKFIRLFVWASVFIMLGNLSRELHLIGYFPNRSLENGNSLGLCSVLLLPPLVCYAFWRVDDLIRRLAIVMPVCVAVFLSFSLGAWGAAAFGGAVLLYWMFRFKKIKVSLLLGMSACLLLMGAAFDWHSGGALWKRAQVEYRQITSTQDVGALTTYRNEIWSASACLIRKRPMTGWGGMRFVDLYQELFRTKADELGLKYQPRGEHPHSTLFNVAFLAGIPGLMLFLAVYAVSLKKAFRLVQSEGGCAFPWGLSISVLLLTMLVYALSGDVLVGRRDISVMFWCFWGILLIVPEGRGSSREKS; this is encoded by the coding sequence ATGCGTGATGCAGTGTTTCAATCGAAAGGAAACAGCGCCGAACGGATCGAAAAACTGGCTGTATTTTCATACATGATCTCCGTTGCATTTTCTCCGCTCGGTCCTGTCGTTCATTACTCCTTGTGGACAATTTGTCTGAGCTCGATCCTCGTGACCAAAATAAAGTATCGCATGCCCCTCTCTCCACAGAACATCGACACGAAAGGAAGATGGATATTGCTGGGGTGGGGGACGCTGTGTCTCTGGACAGTGGCGATGGGGCTTTTGACTTTTCACGATCTCGACAGTTATGGCCGCAATGTTACAACGCCGCTGGAAGTGCTGCTGGGCATGTATTTGGCCGCACGTCTTCTGGGCAATGAAGCGGCTCGCGAAAAATTTATTCGCCTGTTTGTTTGGGCAAGCGTCTTTATTATGTTGGGCAACCTGAGTCGTGAACTGCATCTGATCGGTTACTTCCCGAACCGTTCTCTGGAAAACGGGAATAGTTTGGGACTATGCAGCGTTCTTCTGCTGCCGCCTCTGGTATGCTATGCGTTTTGGCGCGTTGACGATCTTATTCGTCGTCTAGCGATCGTTATGCCCGTATGTGTGGCAGTCTTTTTATCCTTTTCTCTGGGAGCGTGGGGTGCGGCGGCTTTCGGCGGCGCGGTCCTGCTTTATTGGATGTTCCGGTTCAAAAAGATCAAGGTCTCGCTTTTGTTGGGAATGAGCGCTTGTTTGTTGCTGATGGGCGCGGCGTTTGATTGGCATTCAGGAGGCGCCCTCTGGAAAAGGGCACAGGTAGAATATCGGCAGATCACGTCAACGCAGGATGTCGGCGCGCTGACGACCTACCGCAACGAAATCTGGAGCGCTTCGGCCTGTCTTATACGCAAACGGCCCATGACTGGGTGGGGCGGCATGCGCTTTGTAGACCTCTATCAGGAACTTTTCAGAACAAAAGCAGATGAGCTGGGATTAAAATATCAGCCGAGAGGAGAACATCCGCACTCGACGCTTTTTAACGTCGCGTTCCTTGCGGGAATTCCGGGGTTAATGCTTTTTCTGGCCGTTTATGCCGTTTCTTTGAAGAAGGCTTTCCGGCTCGTTCAATCCGAAGGCGGATGTGCTTTCCCATGGGGATTGTCGATTTCCGTTCTGCTGTTGACGATGCTGGTGTATGCTCTG